From the genome of Triticum aestivum cultivar Chinese Spring chromosome 3B, IWGSC CS RefSeq v2.1, whole genome shotgun sequence, one region includes:
- the LOC123065824 gene encoding NAC transcription factor 32-like translates to MDAVMLEASTSSTAMLEAPTSSTAMLLEASTSSQQQSGEAALYPYLHVPGVRFVPTDQELILCYLRSKLRGDPPPTTLVHDDDVYAEHPQILTERLGPSVEDYWYVFTQRNRKYAKGGRPSRNTGDTGRWKSVGKNMPVTYGKEKATIGFRNSLAYEVFLYDDGGDSKKKRIEKTEWKMAEFVDVDSNMPVSSAPNFMLLNEWVLCRITRKPEKKKGEEEDPGASPADEVVEEEEGAEEEHEPSSMMLVDEPLTDTSPDTSQQAQATASAGLLRNGANWSDSTADSQVEASGSGADPQQTADDDPFESLDLGPLSSGNSLGHVFTIDPWAWNLYYPEGADIDSSGSRLRTPSDPDPMETPSEPPAAPQPRHFVTDLPSSTDDGRLEHAKVIRKRKEDARASGDDAGKKGNAAVKKSSGRAKPDGQN, encoded by the exons ATGGACGCCGTCATGCTGGAGGCGTcaacgtcgtccaccgccatgCTGGAGGCGCcaacgtcgtccaccgccatgCTGCTGGAGGCGTCAACGTCGTCGCAGCAgcagtccggcgaggcggcgctgtaCCCGTACCTGCACGTCCCCGGCGTCCGGTTCGTCCCGACCGACCAGGAGCTCATCCTCTGCTACCTCCGGAGCAAGCTGCGCGGCGATCCGCCCCCGACCACGCTCGTGCACGACGACGACGTGTACGCGGAGCACCCCCAGATTCTCA CGGAGAGGCTGGGCCCGAGCGTGGAGGACTACTGGTACGTGTTCACGCAGAGGAACCGCAAGTACGCCAAGGGGGGGCGGCCGAGCCGGAACACGGGCGACACGGGCCGCTGGAAGTCGGTGGGCAAGAACATGCCGGTCACCTACGGGAAGGAGAAGGCGACGATCGGTTTCAGGAACTCTCTGGCGTACGAGGTGTTCCtctacgacgacggcggcgactccAAGAAGAAGCGGATAGAGAAGACGGAGTGGAAGATGGCCGAGTTCGTGGACGTGGACTCCAACATGCCCGTCTCGTCCGCCCCCAACTTCATGCTG CTCAACGAGTGGGTGCTGTGCAGGATAACACGCAAGCCGGAGAAGaagaaaggggaggaggaggatcccggcgcctctccggcggacgaggtggtggaggaggaggaaggggcggAGGAGGAGCACGAGCCGTCATCGATGATGCTCGTCGACGAGCCGCTGACGGACACCAGCCCCGACACGTCGCAGCAAGCGCAGGCGACGGCGTCTGCCGGCCTCTTACGCAACGGCGCCAACTGGTCGGACAGCACCGCCGACAGCCAGGTCGAAGCATCCGGTTCCGGCGCCGATCCCCAACAGACTGCTGACGACGACCCGTTCGAGTCTCTTGATCTGGGGCCCTTGTCGAGTGGGAACAGTCTTGGCCATGTCTTCACGATTGATCCATGGGCCTGGAACCTGTATTATCCAGAGGGCGCCGATATTGATTCGTCCGGCAGCCGGCTCCGAACGCCCAGCGACCCTGATCCGATGGAGACCCCGTCGGAACCACCTGCTGCTCCTCAGCCTCGGCATTTCGTCACCGATCTTCCCTCCTCCACCGACGACGGTCGTCTTGAACATGCCAAGGTGATTCGCAAGAGAAAAGAAGACGCCAGGGCGAGCGGTGACGACGCCGGGAAGAAGGGCAACGCGGCAGTAAAGAAGAGCTCCGGGCGTGCAAAACCAGACGGCCAAAACTAA